The stretch of DNA GTCATTGGCGCGGGTGAAGCTCAGCTCCCATTTGGGTTCGCCAATAAAGAAGTCGAAACCCAGCGCACCGACGGCAGCGCAGATCAGCGCCACCCCCAGCCCATACAGCGCGCCGATCACGGTGATGACCATCACGAAGATCAGGCTGATATAGCCCTCTTCCAGCACGCCATCGAGTTCGACACCAAAGGCCGAGGCGACGATCAGCAGGCTGAAACCCCAGGCCAGTTGGCGCGGGGCGATATGATACCATGCCGGGGAGGGCGTGAAAGGCGACGGAGCAGGCTCGACCATGCCGCGGCTTGTTTCAGAAGCGACGCTTGTCGGCAAGGCCATGCGCCCCCCTTCCCCATAAACAAACGCCCCGGTCGGAAACCCGACCGGGGCGCCTGATTGCAGCAACGATGGCGTCAGATCGCCAGCGCCATGGTCGACATGCCGTTGCGGCCGCCAGCCAGCTCACGGTTGAGCCACAGCGCGCCCAGCGTCAGGATCGAACCCGAGAGCAGGTACAGGCCCGAGGCCACCACGCCATACTCATGCGCCAGCTTAAGCGCGATCAGCGGGGCGAAAGCGGCACCCACCAGCCAAGCGATGTCGCTGGTGAAGCACGAACCGGTGTAACGGTGCGAAGGCGTGAAGCTGGAAGCCACCGCGCCCGAGCTCTGCCCGAAGGACACGCCCAGCAGCGCGAAGCCGGTGACCATGAAGATGATCTCGCCGGCCATGCCCGCGCTCAGCATCTGCGGACCAAAGCCCGAGAACACCGCGGTCACCACCGCCGAGCAACCCAGCACCACGCGGCGCCCGACCTGATCGGCCAGACGGCCCGAGGCGATGATCGCCAGCACGCCGATGAAAGCGGCCACGATCTCGATCAGCAGGAACTTGACCGGAGTTTCGGTGGTGTTGAGATAGACCCAGGACAGGGGGAACACCGTCACCATATGGAACAGCGCAAAGCTGGCCAGCGGGGCAAAGGCGCCCAGCAGGATCGTCTTCCACTCGCTGCGCAGCGTCTCGATCGGCGGCTCGGGAGCCAGATCGCGGCTTTCGAACAGGCGTTCGAACTCGGCGGTGCCGACCAGACGCAGCCGGGCGAACAGCGCGACCACGTTGATGGCAAAGGCCACGAAGAAGGGGAAACGCCAGCCCCAGCTCACGAATTCAACCTGAGGCAGGGTCGAGAGGAAGAAGGCGAACATGCTGCTGGCCACGATCAGCCCCAGCGGCGCGCCAAGCTGCGGGATCATGGCGTACCAGCCGCGCTGCTCCTGGGGCGCGTTCAGCGCCAGCAGCGAGGCAAGGCCGTCCCAAGTGCCGCCCAGGGCAAAGCCCTGGCCCAGGCGGAACAGGCCGCCAGCAGGGCGATGGCCGCACCGCTGCCCATATCGGCATAGCCGGGCAGGAAAGCGATCGAGGCGGTCGATCCGCCCAGCATAAAGAGCGCCACCACCAGCTTGGCGGTGCGCCCATAGGCCAGATCGATCATCATGAAGACGAAAGACCCGACAGGCCGCGCGATGAAGGCCAGCGGGAAGATCGCGAAGGAATAGATCGTGCCGGTGAAGGCATCGGTGAACGGAAAGAGCAACTTCGGAAACACCAGCACCGAGGCGATGCCGTAAACAAAGAAGTCGAAAAACTCGGACGTTCGACCGATGATGACGCCAATGGCGATCTCACCGGGGGAAACATGGTCGTCGCGCTCCGGAGCAGTGCCGGCGCCGGGAGGGGTAATGGCACCCCCCTTGTCGTAAGTGGCGGTGGTCATGTTCAGGCATCCCATGTCGTACGGATTATGTCCGTACTGTTATACGTAATTCAAAGAGGTTACCGGAGTTCCCGGCAAAATCGCTGAATTGCGTTGTTTTGCAGGCTGCACCATAATGCGGGCGGTGACAATCCCGGTGATGGGACAAAATGTCCAATCGCAGCTGCAGCATCGGAGGCCTACGCGCGCGTTCCATGAGCCTGCATCTCCCACCCCCCCTTCGCCATTGGCGTAAGGCCAGCGCATTGGTCTTGCCGCTGATTTTGTCCGCATGTCAGTCCGACGTGATGAATCCGGCGGGCGATATTGCAAAGCAGCAAGCGCATCTGGTGATCGTCGCCACGCTCTTGATGCTGATCATTGTCGTGCCGGTCATGCTGCTGATCGTGCTCTTCGCCTGGCGCTATCGCGCGTCCAGCGCGCAGGCGCCCTACGCGCCGGAGTGGCACCACTCGACCCAGCTCGAGCTGCTGATCTGGGCGGCGCCGCTGCTGATCATCATCGCGCTGGGCGCGATGACCTGGATCAGCACGCACCAGCTCGATCCCTTCCGCCCGCTGGACCGCCTGAAGGAAGGCCAGCGTCCGATCGCCGCCGGCGACCAAGCCGCTGGCGGTCGAGGTGGTGGCGCTGGACTGGAAGTGGCTGTTCATCTACCCCGAGCAGGGCGTGGCCACCGTCAACGAAGTGGCCGCGCCGGTGGATCGCCCGATCCATTTCAAGATCACCGCCTCCACGGTGATGAACTCGTTCTACGTGCCCGGCCGTTGCCGGGCATGATCTACGCCATGCCGGGCATGACCACTCAGCTCAACGCGGTGATCAACAAGCCAGGCGGCTACGAGGGCCTCTCGGCCAACTACAGCGGCGCGGGCTTCTCGCACATGCGCTTCAAGTTCCGCGCTGGGCGTGAACCAGGGCGATTTCGACAAGTGGGTCGCCAAGGCCAAGGGTGAAGGCGGCAACCTGGATGCAGCCACCTATCTGAAGCTGGAACAGCCTTCGGAAGCCGATCCGGTGCGCCACTTCGCCGCCGTGCAGGGCGACCTGTTCGACCGCGTGGTCAACCTCTGCGTGCGTTCGGGCAAGATGTGCGTCAACCAGATGATGGCGCTCGACGCCAAGGGCGGCACCGGCAAGGCCGGCACCTTCAACGTGGCCCAGCTGACCTATGACAAGAACGGCCGCGAAGCCGTCACGCCCGTCATCCCCGGCCAGCAGGCCGAGGTCGACAAGGCTTTCGTGCGCGCCATGTGCGATCCGAACGCCAAGATGGCCGGTCCGCTGCTGCCTGAAGGTCAGAAGCCCGCAAACGCCTCCACGGCGCCCGCCAAGGCGCCCCGCCAGTCGGAGCTGAGCCTGCTCGCCCCGGCCCGCTCCACTCATTCGTGATTGTGAAGCCCATGCTAATAGAAGCACCTTCGACGCATTCGCACTGGACGCCCCTGCTGGGCCGTCTCGGTTTCGATGCGCTGCCCACCGAGCCCATCGTCATGGTCACACTGGCCGTCGTCGCCCTGGGCGGCCTCGGCGTGGTCGGTGCGATCACCTACTACCTCAAGCTGTGGGGCTACCTCTGGACCGAGTGGTTCACCAGCGTCGACCACAAGAAGATCGGCGTCATGTACATCGTCCTGGCCCTGGTCATGCTGCTGCGCGGCTTCGCCGACGCGATCATGATGCGCGCGCAGCAGGCCCTCGCCTTCGGCGCCGTCTGACGGCTACCTGCCGCCGCACCACTACGACCAGATCTTCACCGCGCACGGCGTGATCATGATCTTCTTCGTGGCCATGCCCTTCATGACCGGCCTGATGAACTTGGTGGTGCCGCTGCAGATCGGCGCGCGCGACGTGGCCTTCCCCTTCCTGAACAACTCTCTGCGCTTCTGGATGACCGTGGGCGGCGCGGTGCTGGTGATGGTCTCGCTGTTCGTGGGCGAGTTCGCCCGCACCGGCTGGCTGGCCTATCCGCCGCTGTCGGGGCTGGCCTACAGCCCGGGCGTGGGGGTGGACTACTACATCTGGGCGCTGCAGATATCCGGGGTGGGCACGATGCTCACGGGCATCAACCTCATCGTCACCATCTTCAAGATGCGCGCGCCGGGCATGACCCTGATGCAGATGCCGGTCTTCACCTGGACCGCCCTGGTCACCAACATCCTGATCGTGGCCGCGTTCCCGGTCCTGACCGCCGCCCTGGCCCTGCTGTCCCTGGACCGCTACCTTCGACACGCACTTCTTCACCAACGACCTCGGCGGCAACGCCATGATGTACGTCAACCTGATCTGGATCTGGGGCCACCCCGAGGTGTACATCCTGATCCTGCCGGCCTTCGGCATCTTCTCCGAAGTCACCGCGACCTTCTCCGGCAAGCGCCTGTTCGGCTACACGTCGATGGTCTACGCCAGCGCTGCGTCATCGCCATCCTGTCCTTCCTCGTGTGGCTGCACCACTTCTTCACCATGGGTTCGGGCGCCAGCGTCAACGCCTTCTTCGGCATCACCACCATGATCATCTCGATCCCGACCGGCGTGAAGATCTTCAACTGGCTGTTCACCATGTACCGCGGCCGCCTCCGCTTCGAACGTGCCGATGCTGTGGACCCTGGGCTTCATGGTCACCTTCACCATCGGCGGCATGACCGGCGTGCTGCTGGCCGTCCCGGCCGCCGACTTCGTGCTGCACAACAGCCTGTTCCTGATCGCCCACTTCCACAACGTGATCATCGGCGGCGTGGTGTTCGGCTTGCTGGCCGGCATCACCTACTGGTTCCCGAAGGCCTTCGGCTTCAAGCTGAACGAGTTCTGGGGCAAGCGTGCCGTTCTGGTGCTGGCTGGTCGGCTTCTACCTGGCCTTCATGCCGCTCTACATGCTGGGCTTGATGGGCGTGACCCGCCGCATGCGCCTCTTCGACCACAGCTTCGACGATCTGCGCATCTACTACATCGTCGCCATGCTGGGCGCTCTGCTGATCGCCGCCGGCATCGGCGCGATGCTGCTGCAGTTCGCCATCTCGATCTGGAAGCGTGAAGAGTACAAGGACGTCACGGGCGATCCGTGGGACGGCCGCACGCTGGAATGGTCGACCTCCTCGCCGCCGCCGTACTACAACTTCGCCTTCACCCCGATCATCCACGATCTGGACGCCTGGGCCGACATGAAGAAGGCGGGCGTGCCCCGTCCGACCTCGGGCTTTGCCGACATCCACATGCCCCGCTCGACCTGGGCCGGTGTGATCCTGGCGGGCCTGGCCACGGGCTTCGGCTTCGCGCTGATCTGGCAGGTCTGGTGGGCAGCGATCGGCGGCTTTGCCGTGCTGGTTGCCACCGCGATCGTCCACACCTTCAACTACAAGCGCGGCTACTACATCCCCGCCGCGCATATCGCCGAAGTGGAAGAGAAGCGCACCGCGCAGCTGGCTGCGCTCTCCAAGGAAGGAGCCGCCGCGTGAGCACTCCTAAAACCCATCTGAACAAGACTGGCGACGAACTCGTCGCCAGCTACTACGACCTGCATGAGCATGCTCATCCGGACGGCTACAGCACCAATCTGGGCTTCTGGATCTACCTGATGAGCGACTGCCTGATCTTCGCCGTGCTGTTCGCCACCTACGGCGTGCTGGGCCGCAACTATGCGGGCGGCCCCGCGGGCCCCAAGACCCTGTTCGACCTGCCGCTGGTGGCGCTCAACACCGCGCTGCTGCTGTTCTCCTCGATCACCTATGGCTTCGCCATGATCGCGATGCAGTCGGGCAAGAAGAACGCCACGCTGATCTGGCTGGGCGATCACGGGTGTGCTGGGCCTGTGCTTCCTGGGCGTGGAACTCTATGAGTTCGCGCACCTGATCCATGAAGGCGCGGGCCCGCAGCGCAGCGCGTTCCTGTCCTCCTTCTTCACGCTGGTGGGCACGCACGGCCTGCACGTCACCTTCGGCTCGATCTGGCTGGTGACGCTGATGGTCCAGGTGGGCAGCTTCGGCCTGACCGCCGCCAACAAGCGCCGCCTGATGTGCCTGTCGATGTTCTGGCACTTCCTGGACGTGATCTGGATCGGCGTCTTCACCTTCGTCTACCTGATGGGGGTGCTGCGCTGATGGCTGACCATGCACCACACATGACGACCCGGCCATGGCCACGATCATGGGGCGACGGGCTACCACGCCACGATGAAGGGCTACGTGATCGGCTTCATCCTGTCGGTGATCCTGACCGCGATCCCGTTCTGGCTGGTGATGACCAGGGCGCTCCACAGCCCCGCCGCCACGGGCCTTGTCATCCTGGGCTTCGCGGCGGTGCAGATCGTGGTCCACATGGTCTACTTCCTGCACATGAACCCCAAGGTCGAGGGCGGGCTGAACGATGCTGGCGCTGATCTTCACGCTGGTCGTCGTGGTGATCATGCTGGCCGGCTCGATCTGGGTGATGTTCCACCTGAACCAGAACATGATGCCGATGCCCGCCACCATGGACGGCATGGGCTGATCGCGACATGACCTTGGACTTGCCTCTGGCAACCGAGGGCAAGACAGGGGGGCGGCGCCAGTTCATGCTGGTGGCCGCCCTTCTGGCTTTTGCGGCCCTCTTCGTCGGCCTTGGCGTGTGGCAGGTGAAGCGCCTCGCCTGGAAGGAAGCGCTGATCGCGCGGGTCAACGCCGGGCTCAGCGCCACACCCCAGACGATCGACGCCGTGCCGACCGGCCTGCCCGGCGAGCTGCTCAAAGCCGCCGAATATCGCCGCTTCACCCTGCATGGCCGCTGGATTCCCGAGGGCACGACGCTGGTGACGGGGGCCTCGGCCTATGGCACCGGCTATTGGGCGCTGACCCCGCTGACCACAGACGCCGGACGGACGCTCTACGTCAACCGCGGCTACGTGCCGATGGGCACCACGCGCGATGCCGTGATCGCGGCAACGCCCGCCGTGCCGGTCGAGGTCACCGGCCTGCTGCGCCTGACCGAGCCGCATGGCGGTTTCCTACGCGGCAACGACCCGCAAGCTGATCGCTGGGCCTCACGCGATATCTTCGCCATCGCCGCGCATCGCCACATCGCCGCCCTGCCCGACTGGTTTATCGATGCGCAGAGCATGCGCCCCGACCAGCCCGTCGACGCGGCCATCACCGCCCATCAACCTATGGCGGGCTTGACGGTGGTAAGCTTTCCCAACAATCACCTGGGTTATGCAATCACCTGGTTTACGCTTGCGCTGCTTTCTCTGGGCGCCATTCTGCTGGTGCGACGCCAGCGTTAAGTTTGCGGGGGCTGTGTCCGCATGAGCGACACGCCCCCGCTCACCCCGCCCTGGGACATCGCCCCGGCGTCCAAACGCAACATGATGCTGCTGATCCAGTTGCGCTGGATCGCGGTGGTCGGCCAGTTGCTGACCATCTGGTTCGTCGCCGCCGTGCTGCATGTCCATCTGCCGATCTTCGAGATGATGACGGTGCTGGTGCTTCTGGCGCTGGTCAATCTGGCCACGCTGGTGCTCAGCATCGGGCGGCGGGGCTTTTCCTACATCGAACTGCTGGGCTCGCTGATGCTGGATGTGTCGGCGCTGGCCTGGCAGCTTTACCAGACCGGCGGGGGCACCAACCCATTCGCCTTCCTGTTTCTGCTGCAGATCGTGATCGGCGCCATCCTGCTGCCCCCGCGCTGGAGCTGGATCATCGCCGCGCTGGCGGGTTGCGATGCCACCTTCCTCACCTTCTTCTTCCAGCCGCTGACCCTGCCCGATGTCTATGAGGGCGTGCATTTCCAGCTCTACCTGATAGGCAGCCTGCTGTGCTTTTTGCTGATCGGTTCGCTGCTGGTGTTCTTCGTGGGCCGCATCGACCGCAACCGCCGCGCCAGCGACGCCCGCCTGGCCGCCCTGCGCCAACGCGCGGCCGAGGAGGACCACATCGTCCGCATGGGCCTGCTGGCCACCGGCGCCGCCCATGAGCTGGGCACGCCGCTGGCCTCCCTGTCGGTGATCCTGGGCGACTGGGCACATCACCCCAGCGTCAAACAAGACAGCGATCTGGCCGAGGATATCGCGCTGATGCAGGGCGAGTTGAAGCGCTGCAAGGCGATCCTGTCCGGCGTGCTGATCTCGGCAGGGGAAATCCGCGGCGAGAACCCGCAGGTCACCTCGCTTCACACCTTCCTCCATGATTTCATCGAGGACTGGCGCGAACGCTCCCCCTGCCCCATCGCCTTCACGCAAGACATCGGCGAGGACATCGACATCGTCGCCGACCCCGCGCTGCGGCAGGTGCTCAGCAACATCGTCGACAATGCCATCGACGCCTCCCCAACCGGCATCACCATCGAAGCACGCAGCGAGCGCGACTGGCTGAGCATCGTCACCACCGACGACGGCCCCGGCTTCGCAGCCCAGGTGATCGACCAGATCGGCAAGCCCTATGTCTCCACCAAGGGGCGCGACGGCGGCGGGCTCGGCCTGTTCCTCGTGGTCAATGTGGCGCGCAAGCTGGGCGGACGGCTGAAGGTGGAGAACCGCGAGGAAGGCGGCGCCCGCGTCACCCTGACGATCCCGTTGTCGGCGCTGGCCTTTCAGGGCAAAAGGACGAAATGAACGATCCGGCACCCCCATCCCCGGAGTCTTCGATCTCACCCTCGCTGGTGATCGTCGAGGACGACCCCGCTTTTGGACGCACCCTCAAACGCTCCTTCGAACGGCGCGGCTATGAGGTGCAACACGCCACAAGCCCCGAAGAGCTGGAAGCCCTGCTCGACGACGACAGCTTCGATTACGCCGTGGTGGATCTGAAACTGGGCACCGCCTCAGGCCTGACCTGCGTGCAGATGCTCAGCCAGCATGATCCGGCGACCTGCATCGTGGTGCTCACCGGCTTTGCCAGCATCGCCACGGCGGTCGAGGCGATCAAGCTGGGCGCCGCGCACTACCTCGCCAAGCCCGCCAACACCGACGATATCGAGGAAGCCTTTGCCCAGCGCGAGGGCAACCCCGAGGTGCCGCTCGAAGGCCGCAAGACCTCGATCAAGACGATGGAGTGGGAATATATCCACTCCACCCTGGCCGATTGCGATTTCAACATCTCCGAAGCCGCGCGGCGGTTGGGGATGCATCGTCGGACTTTAGCGCGGAAGCTGGAAAAGCGGCAGTTGAAGTAAGGTTGAAAAGGAAGATGCGAGGGGGTTACCCCCTCGCGCTCCCATTCCGTCTTCCGGCGATAGGGCAGTGGCTCCGCTACCGGGCGTCTTACCTCTCCACCTGCGTGAAAACCATTTCAGCCTGCGGCGCGGTGGCGTTCGGCTAAGCCAAACGCCACATATCCTTTACGCCAGCTTGTCGCGCACGATGGCCAGCGCCTGTTCGTTGATCGCCTTGGCTTGCTCCACTGTATCGCTTTCCGAATAGCACCGCAGTTCCGGCGCATTGCCCGAGCGGCGCAGGTGAATGATCACCCCCTGCTCGGTCGTCATGCGGATGCCATCGGTCAGATCCAGTTGGGTCACCGCCCCGGCAATCGCGCCGAAGTGCTCGTTCAACCGCACGATCTGCGCATCCTTGTCGCCCTCCAGCAGCTTGGCGAAGATCGCCTCGCTCTTCTCCGTGGCGAAGTTCTGGATGCGATCCGAATAGGTCACACGCGGCGGCAGTTCCTCGATCAGATCACGGATCTTGCCCGGACGCGAGGCCACAATCACCGTCAGCACCGGCAACACCGCATCGCGCGTCGGCAACGGCTCCAGCGAGCCCAGCTTCGTGCCCAGCAGGAAGCCGCCATTGGCCTCATAGCCCACCACCGGCTGTTCGCCCTTGGCCAGATGCGCGTTCATTGCCGCGATCACGAAAGGCGATCCGATCCGCGTGCGATCCGTTTCGGCAAACGCCCCGCTGCGCTCCAGCACCGTGTTGCTCGACACCGGCGTCACCACCGCATGCGCGCGCAGCGCCCGCGCGCACAGCACGCCCAGAATATCGCCGCGCAACCATTCGCCCGTATGGTCGGCCAGCAGCGGACGATCCGAATCGCCATCGGTCGAGATGATCGCATCGAAACCGAACTCTGCCGCCCAGCCCTTGGCCAGTTCGACATCCTCGGGGCGAATGGCTTCGGTATCGACCGGAATGAACTGGGTCGCACGGCCCAGCGCCACGGCCTTGCCGCCCAGCGCCTCGACCACCTCGACCAGCACATCGCGGCCCACGGCCGAATGCTGATAGACGCCGATCGTCAGCCCGCGCAGCGCCTGAGGCCCGAAATGATCGACATAACGCTGGATATAGCTGCGTGCGACCTCGGTCACCTCGGGCAGCGGGGCTTCGGCCTTCAGCATGCCCGCATCGTCGAAAAGCGCCGGATCGGTGGCGATCACCTGACCGCGCATCCCGGCCTCATCCTCCTTCAGCACCTCCCCCTTGGGGCGGTAGAATTTGATGCCGTTGCGGTCGGCGGGAATATGGCTGCCCGTCACCATCAGCGAGGGAATGCCCTGCCCAAAGGCATAAAGCGCCAGCGCCGGCGTCGGCACAAAGCCGCAGAACACCGGCTCGCCGCCCAGATCCCGCACGGCCTGAGCGCAAGCGGCCATGATGCGCGGCGTGCTGGGGCGCAGATCGCCCGCCACCGCCACGCGCATGCCGGGCGAAAACTCGCCAAGGCCCGCCAGATGCTGGAGAAAACCGGTGGTATAGGCGTGGCAGACCTGATCGGTCATCGCCACCACCTCGCCCCGTGCGCCGCTGGTGCCGAATTGCACGCCCGAGCGTGCCATCACCGCATCGACCGTCAGGGGTTTGGTCTGGGCGTCCTGCTGGGTCATCGAAAATTTCCTGCCTTTTGAGAACGAAACGGTCAGAGACGAGCCCCATGATGAAGCCGGACTTTGCCCCTCTTGTCTATCCTGTCTGCGGTATACGGGCCACCCCGTAAGATGGACAAATTCCAGAACATTGTTGCAATACACTGACTGATCGAACGAGCGCTCGCCCGAAAGGCTCCAAAGCCGATCAGTCGCGCCTTCGTGCCATGCCCGCGCGGCGATAGGCTGATGTCATGATCGCGCCTGTGCATATCGCCCGCCTGTGGGATGCGGGGCTGGTCGCCGTGCTGGCTCTGGCCTGCGCGCTGGTATCCTATGTCAATTGGGGGATGGCTGACAGCTTTACCGGTCTGGTGCCGGGCCGGGTCGCGGCGGCACCTGTGGTCGCCGCAGGAACCGGCTCGGACCCTGAGCTGGAATCCCTTCTGCCGCAGCAGATCCGCAACCTCAGCAGCGATGCCGCGCGAGCCTACAACATCGCTTCCCCGCTGGAGCCGACCAACCCCGCAGCGCCGCCCTTCCATCCCGAATGGCTCTCCGCGCAGGAGCTGGAGCGCGCCACTGACTGCATGGCCACCGCCATCTATTATGAGGCGGCCAGCGAAAGTCTGGCCGGGCAGTTGGCGGTGGCTCAGGTGATCCTCAATCGGGTACGCCACCCTCATTTTCCCAAGACGGTCTGCGCGGTGGTCAATCAGGGCAGCGAAAGAGCGCTGGGGTGCCAGTTCACCTTCACCTGCGATGGCGCTTTGACGCGAGCGCCCAATCCGGCTGGTCTGCAAAGAGCCCGGCGAGTCGCTCAGGCGGCACTGCATGGCGCGACTTCGGCTCAGGCCGGGCAGGCCACGCATTATCACACGATCTGGATCGTCCCGCGCTGGGCCGGGCAATTGCGGAAGGTGGCCATCATCGAGCATCATGTGTTTTATCGGCCTTCCGCGTTTTACGCCGGCTATACGCTGCCCACCCCCTTGCCTGCACTTGAGGCTCATGCCGAAACGCCCGATCTGGCCATGCCCCGGCAGACGCATCCGGCGATCGCTGTGAATGACAGGCCAGACAGCGCCCCGCCCCCGATGACGAGCGAGCCCAAAAAGTTGATGGAGGTGACGACGGCAACCTTCATCGTCCCGGAGGTCGAAGCGAGACCTTTACCTGCGTCAGATCACAAACCTCCATCTGATAGAAAAATCTTTCAGTTCGGCAGAAACATGCAACGCAGGACCAACATGCCCCTGACCAGATTTTAATCAAAAATTGATGCCAAATCACCGCCTCACATACTTTGATCAAATTCAGATATTTCTCGCACCTGTTTCGGCGGATTTGGATGGATCATCGATTCTACATGCCATCATTTTGGATAGGCTGCGCCTCAGCATGAATTGCAACAAGGTGCGTCATGACCTCTTTGTCAGTGTCTCCTCGCCCGATCTCTTTTCGTCCCGCTCAGGAGTGGGACTGGATACGCTGCTCCGATATGGTGCTGGCTCTGGCGGCCCTGGCCATCCTGTTGCCGCTGATGCTGATGGTGGCGCTGGCGATACGCCTGACCAGCAAAGGGCCGGTGTTTTTCATCCATAAGCGTATCGGCCGCAACGGACAGACCTTTGGATGCTGCAAGTTCCGCACCATGGCCGTGGATGCCGACCGCCGCCTCGCCGACCTGCTGGAGCGTGATCCACAAGCTCGCGCCGAATGGCAGAGCAGCCAGAAACTGCTCAAGGATCCGCGTATCACCGCTGTGGGTCATTTCCTGCGACGCAGCAGCATCGATGAGCTGCCCCAGCTCTACAACATCCTGAACGGCACGATGAGCTGGGTTGGCCCGCGCCCCATCGTGCAGAATGAAGTGCATCGCTATGGCCATCATTTCAGCCATTACTGCCGGGTCAGGCCGGGAATCACCGGCCTGTGGCAGGTCAGCGGGCGCAGCAATGTCAGCTATCGCCGCCGTGTGGCGATGGATGTGGTCTATATCCGGCGGCGCAATGTTGTGCTCAACAGTGTGATTATGGCGCGCACGCTGCCGGCGGTTCTGCTCCAGCGCGGCTCCTGCTGAGCTTTGGCGGCAAGTGATCGCGTGAGGCGAGCGAAGACCACCCGGCCGCCGCCCCATCCTCCGATGAGCAAGCATGGTGCCAAGGCAAGAGCCGGAGGGCAAAATCTGCTCACCCGGCATCGGGCCTTTATCATCAAGGCTCTGCCGGGCCTTGCAGCGATACACATGCTGGGCTTTGCGATGCTGGGGGCAGCCAACAATGGCTATCTTTCGGCGATCATGGTGCTGGTTCAGGCGCTTTTCGCAGGCGTGGTCTTTGTGGTGCTGCCGCCGGAACGGGCGTGGCTGCAGTCGATCTGGCCGGCGAAGCTCGCATGGCTGATGCTGGCGCTCTGGGCCGCGCTTCCGCTGGCAGCGCCGTGGCTTGGTCTGCGGGGTCTGCAGCCTCCACTATCGCCCGATCTCTATCAGTTGAGCCTGCTGACTCTGTGCGGGCAGATCATGCTGTTTATGGCGATGACACAGATCGCAAGGCAAAGTCAGGCCTGTCAGCGGCATGTGAAAGCCATCGGGCTGCTAGCCATTCCGATCATTGCGCTGTGCCTTGCAGCCGTCCGGCTGGAATGGATCGATCCGGCCTTGCTCGGGCTGGGAAGCGCAAGACAACAGCGTTTTTCCGGCTCAATCGGCAATCCCAATGTCGCTGGAGTCATCTTTGCCATGATTGCGCTGCTGACCATGGGGGCGACAATCACCCGCTTCCGCAACTGGTTGGCACGCCCCACAGACCGGTCATTGCTGACGCTGGCCTTCACCGGGGCGACATGCGGTTTCTGCCTCACTCTGGTGGTCGCGACGCAATCACGCACGGCGGCGCTGTTGTTGTTTCCTTGCCTCGCTATTCTTTGTGCCTGTTCGGCATGGCCACCACGAACATATCGCCGCTACCGTCTGGCCGGAGCAGGGCTGTTGGCCCTTATGGCCCTGCCCGCGATTCCGGCTTTCGATCGCCTGCAAGGGCTGGCGGAAGATGGCGCCAGTCGCCTGGCGCTATGGGAAAGGTTCTGGCTCATCGCCTGGGACGCCCCATGGGCAGGTTATGGGCTGGGCTCTTTCATCGAGATCAATCAGCGCCAACTGACCACAGACAGCGCGCTAGCCATGTGGGATTTCGGCGCCGCCCATGCTGCCCCCTTGCAACTGGTGATCGAATTGGGATGGCCGGGGCTCGCGCTGACGATGTCATTGTTTGTGGTGGTTGCCTGGCGCCTGATCAGACACAGGGACCGGCTGCGTGATCCTGTGGCGCTGTCGATGCTGCTGGCGATTTTGCTGCCGCTCGGCGCATCGCTGGTCGATATTGCGATGAATGTTCCAGCCGTCAGCGC from Novosphingobium sp. encodes:
- a CDS encoding O-antigen ligase family protein, producing MSKHGAKARAGGQNLLTRHRAFIIKALPGLAAIHMLGFAMLGAANNGYLSAIMVLVQALFAGVVFVVLPPERAWLQSIWPAKLAWLMLALWAALPLAAPWLGLRGLQPPLSPDLYQLSLLTLCGQIMLFMAMTQIARQSQACQRHVKAIGLLAIPIIALCLAAVRLEWIDPALLGLGSARQQRFSGSIGNPNVAGVIFAMIALLTMGATITRFRNWLARPTDRSLLTLAFTGATCGFCLTLVVATQSRTAALLLFPCLAILCACSAWPPRTYRRYRLAGAGLLALMALPAIPAFDRLQGLAEDGASRLALWERFWLIAWDAPWAGYGLGSFIEINQRQLTTDSALAMWDFGAAHAAPLQLVIELGWPGLALTMSLFVVVAWRLIRHRDRLRDPVALSMLLAILLPLGASLVDIAMNVPAVSAMVTSLAAMLYGRSMAPPVIRY
- a CDS encoding sugar transferase, with the protein product MTSLSVSPRPISFRPAQEWDWIRCSDMVLALAALAILLPLMLMVALAIRLTSKGPVFFIHKRIGRNGQTFGCCKFRTMAVDADRRLADLLERDPQARAEWQSSQKLLKDPRITAVGHFLRRSSIDELPQLYNILNGTMSWVGPRPIVQNEVHRYGHHFSHYCRVRPGITGLWQVSGRSNVSYRRRVAMDVVYIRRRNVVLNSVIMARTLPAVLLQRGSC